The Sulfolobales archaeon genome includes the window CTGGCTGGAGAGGGGGTCTATAGCTATGGAGTAGTGGGCGTTGGATGCAAGGTCTATGTAGCTGACCGTCATATCATATCTACACACAGCGTCATTGAAATCTATCTTGATCGATATATGCTCATACCCCTTCTCAGCATTGACAAGTATAAACGAATCAGGGGCTACCGTGGCTGAGCACCCGTCTACCCCGAGCTCGAGGAGCGGTCTGCATAGGAACTCAGCAGCACTATCCTCATACCACCTCCTGCTTATAGCTATCTCCATATCCAACCCAACATATCTCCGGCGAAAAGCGTGTTGCTAGCTAAATCCCTGCGTGGAATCTCTGGTGGTGCTGCTACATGCCATTCCTACCATTCCTGAGAAAGGGTAGGGGCTCTTCGGAGGCCAGATCATCGGAGGCTAAGAAGGAGGTGGTGGAGGAGGCTGCACAGAGGCAGCAGCCCCAGCCAACTGCGGGCTTGGATGAGGGGCCTCTCGTCATAGCCTTCTCCTCTACCAAGGGTGGGTGTGGGAAGAGCCTTCTAGCCACTGGATCTGCTTTCATAGCCTCTGCCGCCGGGGAGAAGGTTTTGATCGTGGATCTAGATATAACGAATATGACCGCAACAATGATAACCATTGGGAGCCTCGGTATGAGGAGTGAAGAGCTCTATAGCAGGATATATAAGAGCGTGGTGGATATAAAGAGATTCTCCTCTGTAGGGCTTCTGAAGGAATCGCTCAAGATATTGCAGGCGATGGAGCAGAACAAGAGGCTAGTCATAACCAAGGAGATCGGCGGGCCACCCTTTGTCAGAAGCGATGTCCACGGCCTCTTCATACCAGCCCCTGGGACTGAGCATAGAGAGCCTGTTCCACTAGCATATCTAGGGGATATATATTTCATCCCAGCCGCTCCCCTGAGCATAGCTGAGTTCGAGAGGGAGAGGTTCTTCGATATGCCTGCTGATGAGCTGAACGAGCAGGTTGCTGCTATGGTTCAGGTTCTGAGGAAGATCGCTGGTGAGCTAGGGATCACAAGGGTATTCATAGATCTCCCTCCAACGGATAGGCTTAAGATCCACAAGCCATCCTACAAATGGATCCAGGTGGCTGCTGAGAAGAGCGACACCGTCTTCCTGGTGACGGAGTATGTGTCATCTGGGGAGGTTACCCCGGCGGAGATCATAGGTTTTGTCGGGAGCTTCAGAGGGTTTGACGGGATTGTCGAGAGGAGCGGTGGGATAATAGTGAACAAGGTAGACCCATCGATCCTATCCGGCTCAGATGGCTTCACATCGACGAGCATATATAGCTTCCTGGGCAGGGGCTTCCCAAAGGCATCCTCAGCCGGCAAGATCTACGCTGTCCCCTACGACCCCTCTTGGTCTGAGTATAAGCAGTACACCTCAAGACAGATCCACCCGATCTTCATAATGTTCAGGGGAGCCGGGGCAGCACTGACGAAGATCCTGCTGAGGGAAGGGGTCATAACAAGGGTTCCAGGGTCTAGATGATGCAGGGGACAGGGAGCAGGGGTTTTCTAGAGAGGCTAGGCCCTATAGTTGGCTTCGCGTTAATGGTCTCGATGCTCATCATATCCCTCATAATCTATTTCACACCCCCACCAGTATCTCTTAGATTCGACACGGCATCTATAGAGCTCACCGAGAGCGGCTATGTCCTGAGGGCTGTTCTTAGAAGCCCCAACCAATCTATATACATAACGGGCGTCGACATCGGTGGATCCACTGTTCTAGCCGGTGTTTGGGCTAGACCAGGCGAGTTTGTCTCTATACCCCTCAGGGTGTCCTACCCACCGCAGTCCCTCTATATATATTCTTTTGGATCTAGGAGCAACGAGATAAAACCATATATCGAGAAATATAGCAGCGGGCTGTGGGGCGTCTACTCGGTCAATCTAAATGGCAAGGGATACATAGCTATCAACGCAACATCAACCGAGAGGTATGTTGTCATCGCTAAGGGTGTGCCCGATGGCAGGGCATGCTATGTAGTCCCTGAGAAGGGGCTTGCAAGGGATATATCCAGCTTTGTCCCGGGCATAGACAGGATCGATGCCTCGTCATCCCCACCGGTCTCTGTTCTCGCCAACTGCACGAGGATAGCTTTCCTCGACTCCTACCCATCAATAGATCTCCTCTCCATCATAAGGAGATCCTGGTATACACCCACGATATACATAGGGTTCTCGGGCACCGAGGGTGTTATATCTCCATACGAGATCTATGTCTCGAACAGCACGCTGGCTGTGAGGCGTGGATCTGGCTTTGACTATCTCTTCAACAACATATCATGCCTGAGACCCCTAGCAGGGGAGAGGCTCTCGATCTCCGGTGACAGGGAGCTGGCCATAGCAAGGATCCTGGGCTCCGGCAATCTCAGGCTAGCGTTCTTCCAGCCAGTTGCCAGCTGCATGTCACAGGTGCGATATGTATTCATATCATATGCCAGTGGGTTGCCAGCTGTTGTATATCTATCAAACCACGTGGCCGTCATAGGTGCTGGGACACCTGTTGGTCTTGGATGGGCAGCCCTTCTAGACCTCCTCTCAGACGATATCAACCTGATCAGTGTTTTCTATGGAACACCTTATAGGGGTATAGCTTTCTTCGGCCCCCTTCCACAGTATAAGAGGGTCGGGGTTATAGTGATGACCCAGAGCGGGGATATCCTGGGTGCTGGTGTCTCTAACTCGGTGTCTGTGGAGGCTAGATGCTCCAGCGATATCTGCACCGCAGCCATAGGTGTTGGGCTCCCCGCCTCCGACTCCTACCAGCTTGAGGTCTACATGGCATCCTATAACTCATCTATCCTCGGGCTCTTCTCAAGGGCATATGGTAGGCCCCCCTTTTCAATAGATCTTCCGAGGACTGAGGGTCTATATATAGTGAGGCTCTCGGGCCCGGATAACCTGTATCAAGCCGCTCTGGGCTATATGGAGCCCCCGAGATATACATACGAGCTCAGCCCGATCTACGAGTTCTTCACCCTGAGAGTAGCGTTGAAGGAGTCACAGGCTAGCTTTACAAAGACGTGGATGGTTATATCGGGGTTCTCGGTTGATGGCATGGATATCCCGAGGCCTCCCGGGCCATCTGCTCTCTATATATATAGCGGCCCTCTCGTGGGCTATATAGAGGTTCCTGTGAGCCATATATATGAGGATCCCAGGTTCTTCCTGTCAATAGCTGTGCTGGCTATCTTCACAGTAGCTGTTATAGCCTCTATGAGGGGGAGGTATAGGAGGGTTGAGAAGCAGGTAACACTCGTTATAAGGGCATCTCCCAAGCCCATGCCGAGGACTGGGGATGATGTCCTCCTGGCAGCTATAAACGCTAGATATGGATGCACAGATGATATTGAGGTATCATCACCATCACCGACCCCAGAGGCTGTCGCGGCGATATATAGCTCTATAGAGTCCATGGTTAGCGAGAAATCAATAGAGGCTCTATCAGCATACTCTGA containing:
- a CDS encoding AAA family ATPase yields the protein MPFLPFLRKGRGSSEARSSEAKKEVVEEAAQRQQPQPTAGLDEGPLVIAFSSTKGGCGKSLLATGSAFIASAAGEKVLIVDLDITNMTATMITIGSLGMRSEELYSRIYKSVVDIKRFSSVGLLKESLKILQAMEQNKRLVITKEIGGPPFVRSDVHGLFIPAPGTEHREPVPLAYLGDIYFIPAAPLSIAEFERERFFDMPADELNEQVAAMVQVLRKIAGELGITRVFIDLPPTDRLKIHKPSYKWIQVAAEKSDTVFLVTEYVSSGEVTPAEIIGFVGSFRGFDGIVERSGGIIVNKVDPSILSGSDGFTSTSIYSFLGRGFPKASSAGKIYAVPYDPSWSEYKQYTSRQIHPIFIMFRGAGAALTKILLREGVITRVPGSR